The following proteins are co-located in the Pseudoalteromonas sp. N1230-9 genome:
- a CDS encoding GFA family protein yields MHITGRCHCGEVTYRAEVDENKVINCHCTDCQIISGAPFRTVVVSKPDAVTFTAAAPKEYIKVAESGNQRAQGFCANCGTALYATSVGEGERVYGLRLGAVEQADELIPKAHIWYRSHKPWLDNLSNMSAFETTPK; encoded by the coding sequence ATGCACATAACCGGTCGTTGTCATTGCGGTGAAGTTACATACCGTGCTGAAGTTGATGAAAATAAAGTGATTAATTGCCACTGCACTGACTGTCAAATTATCTCGGGTGCGCCTTTTCGTACTGTGGTTGTATCTAAACCTGATGCGGTTACTTTCACAGCAGCTGCACCAAAAGAATATATAAAAGTTGCCGAAAGTGGCAATCAGCGAGCACAAGGGTTTTGTGCTAATTGTGGTACGGCCTTGTACGCTACTTCAGTGGGCGAAGGCGAACGTGTTTATGGCTTACGACTCGGCGCTGTCGAGCAAGCTGATGAGCTTATTCCAAAAGCCCATATTTGGTATCGCTCACACAAGCCTTGGCTAGATAACCTAAGTAATATGAGCGCCTTTGAAACCACACCTAAATAG
- the lptF gene encoding LPS export ABC transporter permease LptF, which translates to MLIFRYLTTEVLKSQVAVFLTLMTIFVSQKFVVILGDASEGGLPAKLVLSMIALKLPQLASLILPLSIFLGIILAYSRIYADSEMTVLKACGVSEWYVVRVTLISSVVLAILAGVLTLYVAPWASEQEYQLKEQAKADAGLSALRAGRFQQTGNEKAVVFIHNIENSGKELHKVFVAQLPEREKGDLARLVYAERGVVIEQENGEQQLVLNDGKRYETDGESAALNLTEFDGYSVQIQDQEIEHQRRKLEAVPTFDLFKMKTSEAIAQWQWRIAIPLSIPLLTLLAVPLSVVNPRQGKFAKLVPAISLYLGYFILLNAAKFAVEDGKIPPSIGLWWIHLSALFIGGLLIIKGRPLGAWLKAVVTKRELSA; encoded by the coding sequence TTGCTAATTTTTCGTTATTTGACCACTGAAGTCTTAAAGTCGCAGGTCGCCGTATTTCTAACTTTGATGACCATTTTTGTGTCACAAAAGTTTGTTGTTATTTTAGGGGATGCCTCCGAAGGGGGACTTCCTGCAAAACTTGTACTATCCATGATCGCGCTAAAGCTCCCTCAGCTTGCCTCGCTTATTCTACCTCTAAGTATTTTCTTGGGGATTATATTAGCCTATAGCCGCATTTATGCTGACAGTGAAATGACCGTGCTTAAGGCATGTGGAGTGAGTGAGTGGTATGTGGTACGTGTAACACTTATTTCAAGCGTGGTTCTTGCCATACTAGCGGGTGTATTAACCTTATATGTTGCTCCGTGGGCAAGCGAACAAGAATACCAGTTAAAAGAGCAGGCAAAAGCGGATGCCGGTTTATCAGCACTAAGGGCGGGACGTTTTCAACAAACCGGTAACGAAAAAGCAGTCGTGTTTATTCATAATATTGAAAACAGTGGAAAAGAGTTACATAAAGTGTTTGTTGCCCAGCTACCTGAACGTGAAAAAGGTGATTTAGCACGTTTAGTTTATGCAGAGCGTGGTGTTGTTATTGAACAAGAAAATGGCGAGCAACAACTCGTTCTTAACGATGGTAAGCGCTACGAAACAGATGGCGAGTCAGCTGCTTTAAACCTAACAGAGTTTGATGGTTACAGTGTGCAAATTCAAGATCAAGAAATTGAGCACCAACGCCGTAAGCTAGAAGCGGTTCCTACTTTTGATTTATTTAAAATGAAAACTTCTGAGGCAATCGCGCAATGGCAATGGCGTATTGCTATACCGCTTTCAATACCTTTACTTACTTTGCTAGCTGTGCCTTTAAGTGTTGTTAATCCACGCCAAGGTAAATTTGCTAAACTAGTGCCTGCGATAAGCTTATATTTGGGTTACTTTATTTTATTAAATGCGGCTAAGTTTGCAGTTGAAGATGGCAAAATCCCTCCTTCAATAGGTCTTTGGTGGATTCATTTATCAGCATTATTTATAGGTGGATTATTGATTATTAAGGGTCGCCCACTAGGCGCTTGGTTAAAGGCTGTTGTGACTAAGCGGGAGTTAAGCGCATGA
- a CDS encoding DUF7668 domain-containing protein: MVTKDEEKELPIPFEWRQTLYTVVERLVKNNHHSIGKIPLVSKLPEATSIQINSYIEDYGEKLISLPEFAWDSSVYVWHKARDCKCLSSSKLYKKL; this comes from the coding sequence ATGGTTACAAAGGATGAAGAAAAAGAGCTACCAATCCCCTTTGAGTGGCGACAAACATTATACACCGTTGTAGAGCGCCTCGTTAAAAATAACCATCACTCAATAGGTAAAATTCCATTAGTGTCAAAATTACCTGAGGCTACCTCAATCCAAATCAATTCTTACATTGAAGATTACGGTGAAAAGTTGATTAGCTTACCTGAATTCGCATGGGATTCATCTGTTTATGTTTGGCATAAAGCCCGTGATTGCAAGTGTTTATCTTCAAGTAAATTATATAAAAAACTGTGA
- a CDS encoding AAA family ATPase gives MENAVFDFKDFNVFVGQNNAGKTNLFEAIGWFFKGLPKGKSIRDLYPNRNTSKEISVEIEFEGALHGAENMRNEANKTKMLNVLDGNDTLTVKRTSTEPTKRKLTIGGLELARNPAGFDKAFNDFLPKFEYIHTKQYFDEVAKYSSKTPVGIMLSSVLEEILQDDPQYSAFRTKFDELFDDENSAVKVEFDKLGDSVKTHLEKQFAECTKVCFEVTSPEFDDLLKNFQTKVDDGVETYASEKGDGMQRALMLAIIQAYAEYRKNRDDAGKSFLFFIDEAELHLHPTAQRKLKNVLLELCEDLDQVFINTHSSVFVADEHAAQKIFKVEKEDSHTNFRPVDTFDKPYVVFELLGGSPSDLLLPRNFIIVEGPSEVELLTRVIRRFYPDKPCVQVISAEGDTHQAKRSINAIKKAFKPLESSIFEEKMVVLCDAPTNKAQAGFDDFIKTFKTFKDRGQIIVLERGSLEECYPDHEDWKRTEEQVSEMSGKQKTKLSKRVGDHITKEQFENEMPTLFNTLETAWELAY, from the coding sequence ATCGAAAATGCAGTTTTTGACTTCAAAGATTTTAATGTTTTTGTAGGTCAAAATAATGCTGGCAAAACAAACCTTTTTGAAGCAATAGGATGGTTCTTTAAAGGATTACCAAAAGGAAAATCAATAAGAGATTTATACCCAAATAGAAATACCTCTAAAGAGATTTCAGTGGAAATTGAATTCGAAGGTGCTCTGCATGGCGCTGAGAATATGCGTAATGAAGCTAATAAAACGAAAATGTTAAACGTTCTAGATGGTAACGATACACTTACAGTAAAGAGAACAAGCACTGAACCTACCAAAAGGAAATTAACCATTGGTGGGTTGGAGTTAGCTAGAAACCCAGCAGGTTTTGATAAAGCATTCAACGATTTCTTACCTAAATTTGAGTATATTCATACAAAGCAATATTTTGATGAGGTTGCAAAATATTCATCTAAAACACCTGTTGGAATAATGCTCTCTTCAGTGTTAGAAGAAATCCTTCAAGATGATCCTCAGTATAGTGCTTTTAGAACTAAATTTGATGAGTTGTTTGATGATGAAAATTCGGCGGTAAAAGTTGAATTTGATAAGCTTGGTGATAGCGTCAAGACACACTTGGAGAAACAGTTTGCAGAGTGTACAAAGGTCTGTTTCGAGGTCACTAGTCCTGAGTTTGACGATTTATTGAAAAATTTCCAAACAAAGGTGGATGATGGTGTAGAAACTTATGCTTCGGAGAAAGGTGATGGTATGCAGAGAGCGTTAATGCTCGCAATAATCCAAGCTTATGCGGAGTATAGAAAAAACCGTGATGATGCAGGTAAATCATTTCTTTTCTTCATAGATGAGGCCGAACTACATTTGCATCCAACCGCACAAAGAAAGCTGAAGAATGTTTTATTGGAACTTTGCGAAGATCTCGATCAAGTATTTATAAACACACATTCTTCTGTATTTGTAGCAGATGAACATGCCGCACAAAAAATTTTTAAAGTCGAAAAAGAGGATAGTCATACCAATTTCAGGCCTGTGGACACTTTCGATAAACCATATGTGGTTTTTGAATTGTTAGGAGGAAGCCCTTCAGACTTACTATTACCTCGTAACTTCATAATTGTTGAGGGCCCCAGTGAAGTCGAATTGTTAACTAGAGTTATTCGTCGTTTTTATCCGGATAAGCCGTGTGTTCAAGTAATTTCTGCCGAAGGTGATACTCATCAAGCCAAACGTTCTATCAATGCAATTAAAAAGGCGTTTAAACCGCTAGAGAGCTCAATTTTCGAAGAAAAAATGGTGGTTTTGTGTGATGCACCCACAAATAAGGCGCAAGCTGGATTTGATGATTTTATTAAGACTTTCAAAACCTTTAAAGATAGAGGGCAAATAATTGTCTTAGAGCGAGGTTCACTTGAAGAGTGTTATCCAGACCATGAAGATTGGAAGCGCACAGAAGAACAAGTTTCTGAAATGAGCGGCAAACAAAAGACAAAACTATCAAAACGGGTAGGTGATCATATTACGAAAGAACAATTTGAGAATGAAATGCCAACATTGTTTAACACTCTCGAAACCGCGTGGGAATTAGCGTATTGA
- a CDS encoding fatty acid desaturase: MSKLTAKQNIQAIVAAIKVEEQQLRARYPVLQKQNGIALGILFLSLSALVGVALLYYYAFIPAWLCIILAAFITSISHELEHDLIHKQYFSKQPLIHNFMMLTVWLMRPNTVNPWYRRKIHLHHHKVSGTEQDLEERLVGNGIKNPFLRAVVISDGLLGLLINSQRFSKEIRGFKFLRVFNAGFPIATAYFAILYGLIGYYGVQFVSPFALPTWGAHLLAGAEFLMVVLILPNIIRSISLNLVTSSMHYYGGVNNVLEQTHVISSRWFLPFQLFCFDFGRTHTIHHFVPNQPFYIRQLISKKIRPVMKQYGVRFNDLNSIKLANRYPVNKEGV; this comes from the coding sequence ATGTCAAAATTAACCGCAAAGCAAAACATTCAAGCGATTGTTGCTGCTATAAAAGTTGAAGAGCAGCAACTTAGAGCACGGTATCCAGTGTTGCAAAAGCAAAATGGCATTGCGCTAGGTATTTTATTTTTATCATTATCTGCTCTAGTTGGTGTTGCGCTACTTTATTATTACGCATTCATTCCCGCTTGGTTATGCATTATTTTAGCTGCTTTTATAACCTCAATATCCCATGAACTTGAGCACGATCTCATTCATAAGCAATACTTTAGCAAACAGCCGCTTATACATAATTTTATGATGTTAACAGTGTGGCTAATGCGCCCAAATACAGTAAACCCTTGGTATCGGCGTAAAATTCACTTACACCATCACAAAGTTTCAGGAACCGAGCAAGATTTAGAAGAGCGTCTTGTTGGCAATGGTATCAAAAACCCCTTTTTAAGAGCGGTTGTAATCAGTGACGGGCTACTTGGTTTGCTTATTAATAGTCAACGCTTTAGTAAAGAAATTAGAGGCTTTAAGTTTTTGCGAGTATTTAATGCTGGTTTTCCAATCGCAACGGCATACTTTGCTATTTTATATGGCCTGATTGGTTATTATGGTGTGCAGTTTGTTAGCCCTTTTGCCTTACCAACATGGGGCGCTCACTTGCTTGCTGGTGCTGAATTTCTCATGGTTGTTCTTATATTGCCAAATATCATTCGCTCAATATCACTTAACCTTGTTACCTCTTCTATGCATTACTATGGTGGGGTTAATAATGTACTTGAGCAAACACATGTTATAAGTAGCCGTTGGTTTTTACCTTTTCAATTATTTTGCTTTGACTTTGGGCGCACTCACACTATTCATCATTTTGTGCCCAATCAACCCTTTTATATTCGCCAGTTAATTAGTAAAAAAATACGTCCTGTTATGAAACAGTACGGAGTACGCTTTAATGATTTAAATAGCATCAAGCTGGCTAATCGATATCCAGTAAATAAAGAGGGAGTTTAA
- a CDS encoding RDD family protein — MSAEFPRAGFWRRFASLIYDTLVVIAFAMLTTVLYLLAIQALISLDILTVGDAEDVSAYIQNSPLLYGIRSALLVLVSVAFFSYFWAKSGQTIGMRAWRLKVQTLDGNLISWPQGALRAISALLGLGNLVVLIDFKNKRALQDYVAKTEVITLTKEENKRIYRSLD, encoded by the coding sequence ATGTCAGCTGAGTTTCCACGTGCCGGTTTTTGGCGCCGTTTTGCTTCTTTAATCTACGATACATTAGTTGTCATTGCTTTTGCGATGCTGACAACTGTGCTTTATCTACTTGCTATTCAAGCTTTAATTTCGCTAGACATATTAACTGTTGGAGATGCAGAAGATGTCTCAGCTTATATTCAAAACTCACCGCTTCTTTATGGGATTCGCAGCGCTTTATTGGTGTTAGTGAGCGTCGCTTTCTTTAGCTATTTTTGGGCTAAAAGTGGTCAAACGATTGGTATGCGCGCATGGCGTTTAAAAGTACAAACACTCGATGGTAATCTAATAAGCTGGCCTCAGGGCGCTCTTAGAGCAATTAGCGCACTACTGGGGTTGGGTAATTTAGTGGTATTAATTGATTTTAAAAATAAGCGGGCACTGCAAGATTATGTAGCTAAAACAGAAGTGATCACGCTTACAAAAGAAGAAAACAAGCGCATTTATCGCTCATTAGATTAA
- the tenpIN gene encoding type III toxin-antitoxin system TenpIN family toxin — protein MQLKKLDSSFYTENSHLKEALDNHNGNWAQGKIRGYGIVLITINSLSFAIPLRSNIKHKSSYITVKSNQANIEGKGLDFTKALVIADQKYISNLPFKISSSEHQKLANKEYYITKKFEKYVEKYINAVSKPDENILGSVDYRFSTLCNYHAELGLL, from the coding sequence GTGCAATTAAAAAAATTAGACAGCTCTTTTTATACTGAAAACTCACATTTAAAAGAAGCATTAGATAACCATAATGGGAATTGGGCTCAAGGCAAGATCCGAGGCTATGGAATCGTACTTATTACAATAAACAGCTTATCTTTTGCAATCCCGCTTAGGTCAAACATAAAGCATAAGTCCTCTTATATCACCGTAAAATCTAACCAAGCCAATATTGAAGGTAAAGGATTGGATTTCACTAAAGCTCTTGTAATAGCTGATCAAAAGTATATATCAAACTTACCTTTCAAAATATCATCCTCAGAACATCAAAAACTGGCGAATAAAGAGTATTACATTACCAAAAAATTTGAGAAATATGTCGAAAAATATATTAATGCAGTTAGCAAGCCTGATGAAAATATTTTAGGCAGTGTGGACTACCGTTTTTCTACTCTTTGTAACTATCATGCCGAGTTAGGTTTACTGTAA
- the lptG gene encoding LPS export ABC transporter permease LptG: MMKTLDWYLGRSIIQTTGFALMVLVGISTLIKFIEQLKSVGRGSYDIATALIYTLYSMPGDLVIFFPMAALIGGLTGLGALASNSELVVMQAAGMSRLQIIASVMKTAMFMAICMMALGEWGAPEAQLKAKEIRNHAIYGGDVFSAQQGVWAKDGSNFINIEDVDQQGILRGVHMYHFDKSLQLTQITKAEEAVNRQDGWLLRDVNKVKITPEKITTEQQDEEFYDSQLTAEKLGVVSVKPESLSFTGLWSYLSYLQQNEQDTSTYELALWRKFMQPISIAVMLLVALSFIFGPLRTVTMGARIIMGVITGITFHLTNEIFGPVVMVYQIPAVIGAVLPSILFIGFATYLLNKRV; the protein is encoded by the coding sequence ATGATGAAAACACTCGATTGGTACTTGGGCCGCAGCATTATTCAAACAACAGGTTTTGCATTAATGGTGCTGGTTGGTATCAGTACGTTAATAAAGTTTATTGAGCAGCTTAAATCGGTTGGTCGTGGTAGTTACGATATTGCGACTGCACTTATCTACACCTTGTATAGCATGCCGGGTGATTTAGTTATATTTTTTCCAATGGCTGCGCTCATTGGTGGTTTAACAGGACTGGGTGCACTGGCATCAAATAGTGAGTTAGTTGTTATGCAGGCTGCGGGAATGTCGCGCTTGCAAATTATTGCCTCTGTAATGAAAACCGCTATGTTCATGGCTATTTGTATGATGGCCTTAGGTGAGTGGGGTGCGCCAGAAGCGCAGTTAAAAGCCAAAGAGATACGTAACCATGCTATTTACGGTGGTGATGTGTTTAGTGCTCAGCAAGGTGTATGGGCAAAAGATGGTAGCAATTTTATTAATATAGAAGACGTTGATCAGCAAGGTATTTTACGTGGTGTTCATATGTATCACTTCGATAAATCTTTGCAATTAACGCAAATCACTAAAGCTGAAGAAGCAGTTAACCGTCAAGATGGTTGGCTACTTCGCGATGTAAATAAAGTGAAGATCACACCAGAAAAAATCACCACAGAACAGCAAGATGAAGAGTTTTACGACTCACAGCTGACGGCCGAAAAGTTGGGGGTCGTATCTGTAAAACCAGAGTCACTTTCATTTACAGGGCTCTGGTCTTATTTAAGTTATTTACAACAAAATGAGCAAGACACAAGTACATATGAGCTTGCATTGTGGCGTAAGTTTATGCAGCCGATATCTATCGCAGTAATGTTATTAGTGGCTTTATCGTTTATTTTTGGCCCGCTACGCACAGTAACTATGGGCGCACGCATCATCATGGGTGTTATAACGGGGATCACTTTTCACCTAACAAACGAAATTTTTGGCCCTGTTGTCATGGTTTATCAAATACCTGCCGTAATAGGAGCCGTGTTGCCAAGTATCTTGTTTATTGGTTTTGCAACCTATTTATTGAACAAACGAGTGTAA
- a CDS encoding acyl-CoA dehydrogenase family protein, translating to MSISKSETHHVFNQPQPLENYNVYQADDVLKYWQKQFSGQWGTEHLTAFGEQVGGVLLKAGFLANKHLPELTTHSRFGERIDQVDYHPSYHQLMQHAIEQGHCALPWQQKKPGSHVVRAVMAVLHNHADPGSGCPLTMTFASVPAIACQANVAQKWLPKILSKHYDGGNKPWFEKQGVTIGMAMTEKQGGSDVRANTTKAAPLTTAGAGELYSLEGHKWFCSAPMSDAFLVLANTDEKQLSCFLVPRWLENGEKNAMYIQRLKNKLGNQSNASSEIEFRGAHGWLLGEPGRGIATIIQMVALTRYDCMLGSSSLMLQAVKEAIWHTAGRSVFGKNLHQQPLMLNVLADLAIEAEAALAISMRIAHALDNQNDNSEVLLVRSATAIGKYWICKRAIQHTYEAMECIGGVGYVQDNVTSRLYKEAPVNSIWEGSGNVQCLDLLRVFKREPESLKALINELEKARTLNEEFAIKLDELKLMLNEAKHLEMHARRIMEHLAQLWQAATLLQFGEPIIADAFVKSRLKGTGFSQYGCLSHEIDCEAIVLRMMPKHQS from the coding sequence ATGTCTATTTCAAAAAGTGAAACTCATCACGTTTTTAATCAGCCTCAACCATTAGAAAACTATAATGTTTATCAAGCCGATGATGTTTTGAAATATTGGCAAAAGCAATTTTCAGGTCAGTGGGGAACTGAGCATCTAACTGCATTTGGGGAGCAAGTGGGTGGTGTATTACTAAAAGCTGGATTCTTAGCAAACAAGCACTTACCTGAACTAACGACTCACAGTCGGTTTGGCGAACGCATAGATCAAGTTGACTATCACCCGAGTTACCACCAATTAATGCAGCATGCTATTGAGCAAGGGCATTGCGCTTTACCTTGGCAGCAAAAAAAGCCTGGCAGTCATGTAGTAAGAGCTGTAATGGCGGTGCTGCACAATCATGCAGATCCAGGCTCAGGTTGTCCCCTCACCATGACATTTGCCAGTGTGCCAGCGATTGCCTGCCAAGCCAATGTGGCACAAAAGTGGCTGCCAAAAATACTTTCAAAGCATTACGATGGCGGCAATAAACCTTGGTTTGAAAAACAAGGTGTTACTATTGGTATGGCAATGACCGAAAAACAAGGTGGTTCTGATGTGCGTGCAAATACTACAAAAGCTGCGCCATTAACGACTGCAGGAGCAGGTGAGCTTTATAGCTTAGAGGGGCATAAGTGGTTTTGCTCAGCGCCTATGAGTGACGCATTCTTAGTACTTGCAAATACGGATGAAAAACAACTCTCATGCTTTTTAGTACCTAGGTGGCTCGAAAATGGCGAAAAAAATGCCATGTATATTCAGCGCTTAAAAAATAAGTTAGGTAATCAATCGAACGCCAGTTCAGAAATAGAGTTCAGGGGTGCACATGGTTGGCTTTTAGGTGAACCAGGACGAGGTATTGCTACTATTATTCAAATGGTGGCACTCACTCGTTACGATTGTATGTTAGGCTCGAGCTCGTTAATGCTTCAAGCTGTAAAAGAAGCGATATGGCATACCGCAGGGCGAAGTGTATTTGGTAAAAATTTACACCAACAACCTCTCATGTTAAATGTACTGGCTGATTTAGCGATCGAGGCTGAAGCCGCTTTGGCAATCTCTATGCGTATAGCTCATGCCCTTGATAATCAAAATGATAACAGCGAAGTGTTATTGGTTCGAAGTGCCACCGCAATTGGCAAATACTGGATTTGCAAGCGTGCTATTCAACATACCTATGAGGCGATGGAGTGTATTGGTGGCGTGGGTTATGTGCAGGACAATGTCACTAGTCGTCTTTATAAAGAAGCACCGGTTAACTCTATTTGGGAAGGTTCAGGTAATGTACAGTGCTTAGACTTATTACGCGTTTTTAAGCGTGAACCTGAGTCGTTAAAAGCACTTATAAATGAACTTGAGAAAGCGCGAACACTTAACGAAGAGTTTGCGATTAAACTTGATGAATTAAAGCTTATGCTCAATGAAGCTAAACATCTGGAAATGCATGCTCGGCGTATAATGGAGCACCTAGCACAGCTTTGGCAAGCCGCAACCTTGCTACAGTTTGGCGAGCCAATTATCGCTGATGCGTTTGTTAAAAGCCGCTTAAAAGGAACAGGGTTTTCGCAGTATGGTTGCTTGAGCCATGAGATTGATTGTGAGGCTATCGTCCTGCGAATGATGCCAAAACATCAAAGTTAA
- a CDS encoding putative bifunctional diguanylate cyclase/phosphodiesterase has translation MGTYDLKRIVESISNLKSENFYNAICLSLSEVLGASHVFLAQVDESTMHASTIALAAYDEIVDNISYDIRCTPCNDVRCGGISSYSSGVQALFPDDRLLVDMGIEAYVGVPLQSLSGKTDTILVALFQHEIGDALQVESFFSLFTGLIQREIDKDRFIAKLDFANQLIEQSHEAIFICNKNVEITYVNTAFTKMTGYTLDEVLGQNPKVLSSNQHDQHFYRAMWHQIDKKGKWSGEITNKTKQGTLYTQFLSITQMQTNGEICYVAFILDITEKKEAEQKIYFHANHDQLTGLTNRFYFKERISELVSSLSYQDEESTNLAVIYFDVDKFQDINTVYGLSFGDKVLCQLAERLESSFKECAFSRIDGDSFAVLQTYQQVSELELVCKQVSALLVEPFLIGGISQQVSVTLGVSTYQQAKSISSQDRVEKIARRLVRQAELATLNAKQVGAPFLHFCKEMDDKVKKHNLLVEQLTQAVKNDELDVHFQPIIDVQSNTVAKFESLVRWRNQGQWVSPAVFIPLAEESRVIIELGELVLRKTCQQIKYLEAQGYNQFVFNVNRSLFEFTEFNPHRNAWLEIITEQNVNPSQISFELTESVLAPENTNHLEVLTQLKSAGCLISLDDFGTGYSSLSYLRRFPVDVLKLDKSFIDEIHTNSGDEALVKSIIQMSQVLGIKVVAEGVELQQQLAVLKEAGCDFIQGYYFSKPLPGDEIQAFLTQLAREH, from the coding sequence GTGGGGACATACGACTTAAAGCGTATTGTTGAAAGTATATCTAATCTTAAAAGTGAAAACTTTTATAATGCAATATGCCTTTCACTGTCGGAAGTACTTGGTGCATCTCATGTTTTTTTAGCCCAAGTTGATGAATCGACAATGCATGCATCAACAATTGCACTGGCTGCGTATGACGAAATAGTGGATAACATTAGCTATGATATTCGCTGTACTCCATGTAATGATGTTAGGTGTGGCGGCATTTCAAGCTACAGCTCGGGTGTGCAAGCATTGTTTCCAGATGATCGCCTACTCGTAGATATGGGAATTGAAGCTTATGTTGGTGTGCCATTACAAAGTTTATCAGGTAAAACCGACACGATTTTAGTGGCTCTTTTTCAGCATGAGATAGGTGATGCGCTTCAGGTTGAATCCTTTTTTTCTTTATTCACAGGCTTAATTCAACGTGAAATAGATAAAGATCGCTTTATTGCTAAGCTAGATTTTGCAAATCAACTTATAGAACAAAGCCATGAAGCAATTTTTATTTGCAATAAAAATGTCGAGATCACTTACGTAAATACTGCCTTTACAAAAATGACAGGGTATACCCTTGATGAAGTACTTGGGCAAAACCCGAAAGTATTAAGCTCCAACCAACATGATCAGCATTTTTATCGCGCTATGTGGCATCAAATAGATAAAAAAGGTAAATGGTCAGGGGAAATAACAAACAAAACGAAACAGGGTACTCTTTACACTCAGTTTTTATCAATCACTCAAATGCAAACGAATGGTGAAATTTGTTATGTTGCGTTTATTCTCGATATTACCGAGAAGAAAGAAGCAGAACAAAAAATCTATTTTCATGCTAACCATGATCAGTTAACCGGCCTAACAAATCGCTTCTATTTCAAAGAGCGCATATCCGAGTTAGTTTCTTCGTTGTCTTATCAAGATGAAGAGAGTACTAATTTAGCGGTTATTTATTTTGATGTAGATAAGTTTCAAGATATTAATACGGTTTATGGCTTGAGCTTTGGTGATAAGGTGTTGTGCCAGCTAGCCGAGCGATTGGAAAGCAGCTTTAAAGAATGTGCTTTTTCACGTATTGATGGTGATAGTTTTGCCGTACTACAAACTTATCAGCAAGTAAGTGAGTTAGAGCTTGTATGCAAGCAGGTTTCAGCCTTGTTAGTGGAGCCTTTTTTAATCGGTGGGATTAGCCAACAAGTGTCGGTGACGCTGGGAGTGAGTACGTATCAGCAAGCAAAATCAATATCATCACAAGACAGAGTTGAAAAAATCGCTCGCCGGTTAGTGAGGCAGGCAGAGTTGGCCACGTTAAACGCCAAGCAAGTTGGTGCGCCGTTCTTGCACTTTTGCAAGGAAATGGATGATAAAGTAAAAAAGCACAACTTACTGGTTGAGCAATTAACCCAAGCTGTTAAAAATGATGAGTTAGACGTCCACTTTCAACCTATTATCGATGTTCAAAGTAACACGGTTGCAAAGTTTGAAAGTCTAGTTCGCTGGCGCAATCAAGGGCAGTGGGTATCACCCGCCGTGTTTATCCCATTAGCTGAAGAGTCTCGTGTGATCATTGAGTTGGGTGAGCTTGTTCTTCGAAAAACGTGCCAACAAATAAAATATCTAGAAGCACAAGGCTATAATCAATTTGTATTCAATGTAAATCGCTCGTTGTTTGAGTTTACTGAGTTTAATCCGCACCGCAACGCATGGCTTGAGATCATTACTGAACAGAACGTCAATCCGTCACAAATTTCTTTTGAATTAACTGAAAGCGTGCTTGCTCCAGAAAACACAAACCACCTTGAAGTATTAACTCAGCTTAAATCTGCTGGCTGTTTAATCTCTTTGGATGACTTTGGGACTGGTTACTCGTCGTTGAGTTATTTACGTCGTTTTCCTGTTGATGTGTTAAAGCTTGATAAATCATTCATTGACGAAATACATACTAACTCAGGTGATGAAGCATTGGTTAAGTCGATAATACAAATGAGCCAAGTACTTGGTATTAAAGTGGTTGCTGAAGGTGTTGAATTGCAACAACAGTTGGCAGTTTTGAAAGAGGCAGGGTGTGACTTTATTCAAGGTTATTATTTTTCAAAGCCTCTTCCAGGCGATGAAATACAAGCATTTTTAACACAATTAGCTAGAGAGCATTGA